The following are encoded together in the Nicotiana tabacum cultivar K326 unplaced genomic scaffold, ASM71507v2 Un00001, whole genome shotgun sequence genome:
- the LOC107811015 gene encoding uncharacterized protein LOC107811015, whose translation MLLTASTTMSAPTLPIVRADAECLKQFKPIVSFGLQPLGMQSQFINYGRHLICPVQGKRASIICVAALSARCATKGQMQTLTKENSTITVAPGKEKSSDLDDGGAGFPPRDGDGGVWWSGGGDGGWGGGGGGGHWAGGGGGGHWAFFFFVFLVILGFLKDKEEEGPYQDQRRRKPAY comes from the exons ATGTTGTTAACTGCCAGTACCACTATGAGTGCACCTACTTTGCCAATAG TGAGAGCAGACGCTGAATGCCTGAAGCAATTCAAGCCAATAGTATCTTTTGGCCTCCAGCCGCTTGGCATGCAGTCTCAATTTATTAACTATGGAAGACACTTGATATGTCCTGTTCAAGGAAAGCGCGCTTCAATAATATGTGTTGCTGCTCTG AGTGCCAGATGTGCAACTAAAGGCCAGATGCAGACTCTTACAAAGGAAAATTCAACCATTACAGTTGCACCAG GGAAAGAGAAATCTTCTGATCTAGACGATGGTGGGGCTGGGTTTCCCCCTCGTGATGGTGATGGCGGCGTGTGGTGGAGTGGGGGTGGGGATGGGGGTTGGGGTGGTGGTGGGGGTGGAGGCCATTGGGCAGGTGGGGGTGGTGGAGGCCATTGGgcattcttcttttttgtttttcttgtcatCCTAGGCTTCTTgaaggataaggaggaagaaggaCCCTACCAGgatcaaagaagaagaaaaccagcATATTGA